CGTGGGCCGGCATGCAAAAGAAGTCGGGGATGCCTTTTTCGTTCTTGGCGGGCTCATAGTGGGCCTTGCCGGTGCGATCGACCTTCGCCCAGGCGGTGTGAGCTGACAAAAAAAGCAAAACGAGCGCCAAGGCAAGGTGCTTTCGCATGACGGGTTCCGATGGGCTGGTGGGGATCGAGGCGGGAGTAAGGCAAACAAGGGGCGAATGGGACCGCCTGAAGTAATACTCCGGCGGCGATCGCCTGGTTTGGCCGCCGGCAGGCTCGTGTTCCGTTGTTTTGGGCGGCCCGATACGATACCGCTAGATTTTAACCTCGCGGGCAGGCCTAAACCAGCGGACGGCATGGACGCGCGCATACCGCTCGATCAACTCAATCCTGGCCGGATTTGCCTCATCAAACCGAGCGCACTGGGGGACGTGGTGCAGTCGCTACCGGTATTGGCTGGGCTGCGGCGGCGCTGGCCCGACGCGCACATCAGTTGGGTGATCCATCGTGGACTGGCTGGCATCCTGGCGGGACACCCACAGATCGACGAGTTGATACCGTTCGATCGCGCGGCGCGCGGCTGGCAGCGCATCGGCAGTAGTTGGGGTTTAGCGCGCCGTCTGCGGCAATCGAGGTTCGACCTGACGATCGATTTGCAGGGGCTCTTGCGCACCGGTCTGATGACCCTTTCGACTGGGGCCGCGCGGCGGGTGGGGTTTGCCAGCGCGCGTGAGGGGGCGGCCTGGTCCTACACCGACCGCGTTGAGGTGGAGAATCGACTGCAATCGGCCGTGACTCGCTATTGGCTTGTGGCACAAACATTGGGATGCACGGAGCCAATGCCGCCGGCGGCGCGGTTTGGTCTGACTCCTGCGCTGCGTACGTGGGGTGCGGAACAACTAGCCGCGCTGCCGCGCCCGCGATTGGCAATTCATCCTGGCGCGCAATGGGCGACCAAGCGCTGGCCACCAGAACACTTTGCCGCGCTGGCCGAGCGGGCGCAGCGCGAATTTGGCGCGGGCGTGCTGTTGGTGGGTGGGCCGGGAGAGCGAGCACTTGCGGATCGCATCGCCGCCCGGTTGCGCGGACCCTTTGTCAATCTGGCGGAGCGGACCAACTTGTTGGAATTGGCGGCGGTGCTCGCTGGCGTTGATGTCGCTTGCTCCGGAGACACCGGTCCCATGCACCTGGCGGCGGCGCTCGGCACGCGGGTGGTGGCGGTGTTCACCTGCACCAACCCGGTGTTGGCGGGCCCCTACGGGACAGGGCATCGTGTGGTGGCGACGCATGTGCATTGCGCTGCCAGCTACCGGAAAACGTGCCCCACGATGATTTGCATGGAGGAATTGACGCCGCAGCGTGTCTGGCCGGCGCTGGCCGCCACGCTGGGCGAAATCGTCGCGCGGCCCTCCGTGCAAGCAGGTTAATGTCCAATGTCACTTGTAACGACGTGGGCGGTACAATGACTCGTATTCTCTATTTGTCGCCGGTGGACATGCAGCACACGTCGCGTCGGAAATTGATGATCGCCGGATTCGCGGCGGCGTTATTGGCCCTGGTGGCGGTGGCGGGGGTGATCGTGGGAGGAGGCAGCGCGGCAAATGCTCCGCGCCGTGGCGCCGCGCGACAGATTCCCTTCGACGGCGCCGCCGCCTACGAGTATCTGAAACAGATTTGCGATCTGGGACCGCGTCCGAGTGGATCGCAAGGCATGTTGGCGCAACAGGCCCTGCTGGCCAAGCACTTTCAGCAACTTGGGGGACAGGTGCGGATGCAGCGATTTCGCTATCGGCATCCGCAAACTGGCGCTCCGGTGGACATGGCGAACCTGATTGTTGAATGGCACCCGGAGCGCAAGGATCGGGTGCTCCTGTGCGCTCACTACGACACGCGCCCCTTTCCAGATCGTGACCCAGTCAATCCGCAAGGCACATTCCTTGGCGCCAACGACGGCGCCAGCGGGGCCGCGCTATTGATGCAGCTTGGCAAACAAATGGCGGCGCTGCCGGGACCGGTGGGGGTCGACTTCGTGCTGTTCGACGGTGAAGAATTTGTGCTGAGCGACAACGACCCCTACTTTGTGGGATCGGAGTGGTTCGCGCGGCAGTATGTCGCCAACCCGCCGGAGCATCGTTACCGGGCGGCGGTGCTGCTGGACATGGTGGGGGACGCGGACTTGCAGATATTCCAAGAGCGCAACAGCATGTGGTGGCCCGAGTCGCGCCCGATGGTGGAAGATATTTGGCGCACGGCCGCGCGGCTGGGCGTGCGCGAGTTTGTGGCCAAGCCAAAGCACGAAGTACGCGACGACCACTTGAAGCTGCACCACGTCGCCAAGATTCCGGCCTGCGACATCATCGACTTCGACTATCCCTACTGGCACACCGAGGCCGACGCGCCGGATCGCTGCTCGGCCGACAGCCTGGCCAAGGTGGGCTATGTGATCCACGAGTGGCTCAAGACGTTGAAGTAGGCTGCAGATGACTCCAGCGATGTCGGTTGAGAATTTGTATCGAGTATCGCGCAGCTCACTCGTGTTCTAGAATCGAGCCTCACGGCTGGTTTTGCTTGTCCCGGGAGCTTCGCATGGACCCCTTTCGGTTGTCGCTAGCGCTGGCGCCCTTGGCCTGTTATCTGCTCGCCTTGGGCATCATCAACTATTCACGGCGGGCGACCGTGGTCGCAGGCCCGCGCGACACGCTGGCGCTGGGACTGGCGCTATCTGGGCTGGTGATCGTGGGGCCGATGGAACTGTTCATGCCCCTTTCGGCCACGGCCTTTTTTGGGCCGCTCGTTTGGTGGTTGCTCTTGGCGTTTTATGGGCTGTGCCTCTTGTTCCTCATGCTCATGGAGCGACCAAGACTGGTGATCTACAACCTCGACGGCGACGCCGTGCGTCCGCTTTTGGCGTCGATCGCGGCGCAGATCGATCCCGACGCCCGCTGGGCGGGCGACTCCGTGGCGCTGCCGAGCCTGGGCGTGCAATTGCGGATTGAGGAAACCCGCCCCATGAAGAGCGCCGTGCTGTTGGCCAATGGCGACGAGCAGAACGTGGCGGGCTGGCGGACGTTGCATGGCGCCATGCGGCGGCAACTGGCCTCGGTCGATGTGGAGCGTAATTTGAAGGGGCTGAGCCTGATCAGCTTTTCTGTATTGGCGATGCTCTATGCGCTCTACAGCGCGGCGCGCGATCCGGCTGCGGTGGCCCAAAATCTAGCGCAATTGTTGAGACTGTAGCGGCCGTGGGCTACGATCCGGCGTCGTCGATGCCGCATTGACCATCGACGCGCGACAGGTACTCGACTTCTTTCCTCAGAGGAGATCGCACCATGAAAAATTACTTGCTTCGTTGCTGTCTGACGTTGTGCGCCGCGCTCGCCGCCGCCGGCGCGCCGGCCGCAGAACTCCAGCCGGGTGATCCGGCGCCCGACTTCGCTTTGCCAGGAAGCGACGGCAAGACGCACAAGCTGAGCGATCATCTCGGCAAGGAGGCGGTGGTCATCGCCTGGTTCCCGAAGGCCAAGACGCCCGGCTGCACCTTGGAATGCAAGTCGATGCGCGAAAATGGCGACGCGCTGCGCAAGTTGGAGGTGGCCTACTACACGGCAAGCTGCGACAAGCCGGAACTGAACAAGGAGTTCGCCGAACAACTCCAGGTCGATTACCCGATCTTGAGCGATCCAGAAAAAACCGTTGCGGCGGCCTACGGCGTGAGCGACGGCAAGATTCCGTTCGCCAAGCGTTGGACGATCTACATTGGCAAGGACGGCAAGGTTTTGGCCATCGACAAGGAAGTGAAGACCAAGACCCACGGCGCCGATGTGGCGGCCAAGCTCAAAGAACTGGGCGTGCCCGAGAAATAGAGCAAAGGCCGGCGCGCACAATCGCCCCACGCAGACCCAGGAATTTTATTCCTGGGTCTGTTTATTTTCGAGGGGCGGAGTGTCTTGACCGGCGTCGGTGCTGGGTGTGGTGGTGGGCGAAGGCGGCTCGTGCTCTCTGAGCACGTCGGCCAGGATGAAGTCCTCCGGAAATTCCTCGTCCAACTCCTTCAGGCAGCGGCGATAGTGCTGCACCACATCGACCAGATCGGCGCCGGTCATGCCGTCTTTGATCAGTAGCGCAAAGCGCTCGTTGTCCAACAACTTGCGCCACTGAACGAAGCCGGCCTCGTAGGCGGCGCGCGCCTTCTCCAGTTCGACCTCGTTTTGCGCTTGTTGCCCCTCAAAGAATAATCGGCGCGCGGCGAGCGCTTCTTCGGTCTGCTCCGCTCGGCAGCGGTTGAGCCAGTAGACGTAGTTGACGATGTCGCGACTGGTGTTGATGGTCGCCTTGAGATCCTCGTAGCGCATCTGGTCGGCGGCCAGCTTAAGCGCCTGGGCGCGTGTTTCCGGCGGCGCGTGGGCCGCGATCTCCAGCGGCATTACGCGAATCTTTTGCAGCGCTTGATCGGCCAGTTGATATTGCGTGCCTTCGCGATCCGAGAACGGCGTGTCGAGCGCCTGGCGTTCTTCTTCCGAGAGCCCAGCGCGTTTTTCAGCTTCGAGTCGTTTTTCAACGCCTGGCGCCAACTCGGCGATTTTGGCCTTGGCCGTGTCCGATTCACGAACGTAGTCGTCGTACATCGACATGCGGGTGGTCACGCCAGTGACAATTTCGATCGGCTTGTCGCCGTAGCTCAGCCAATCTTGTTCCGCTCGGCCCCAGGCGGCGCGGGCGGCCTGGTCGAAGGCGCCTTCTTCCTCCATGGTTGCAGCGTAATAGATCTGGCACAGCGGCGCCTCGGAGAGGTAGATCAACGGGGAGGCGCCTTCCGCTTCTCCCTGCGAGCCGATGCCGCTCTTCATGCGCTTGCCGCCGGTTTCGACCGCCGTCACGGCGCGCTCGAACCACTCTTTGCCGACCAGCCAGTTGTCGCGCTCGCCCACCGGGCGGGCGCCGTGGAAGTCGTCGTCCTGGCGGAACAGCCGTCGGAACTGCACGCGCTCGTCCGCGCGGCCGATCTTTTGCGAAACAGTGCGGCCAATTTCGCGCATCAGCGTGGGCTCGTCGCGATTGTATTTGAGCCCTTCCTGTACGAAGTCGATGCCGCGAATCACCCAGTGATAGCGGTCGTGGTAGTCGTCGAACTCGACAGAGATGTTGTACGAGAGGTTCCAGCCTTGAAAGATCCACACGCGAATGAAGTTGGGTTGCAGCTTGGCGATTTGCTCGAGCGTGGCCGACAGACTGGTGAAGTCCTTGACCTTTTGATAATGCAGCACCTTCGACCACAACAGGTTGACCGCCACACCGCGCATGCCGAGCGTGGCCAGCTTCATGGTTTCGCTGGCGGGGTCGATTTCGCCCAGGCTGGCCTGACTCAGTCCGGCGCTAGCGCGCTCTTGAGCGATGCGGCCGCCGGGGCGCTGGCTCGACGCAGGCTGCGCCAACCAGGAGAGCACCGGCAGCAGCAGCATGATGCCAACCAGGTACGCCATTTTGCGAGCGAATGGAGTGTGCAAGTTCATCGCGCCACCTCGCGCGTCCGGAAAAACAAAAATCCCGCGATGAAGATCGGCACGAGATACGCGATGCCCTTCACCACATGCGTCCACAAGAGGTCGGCGGGGATGTCGAAACCGTAGGCCACATAGTCCACGTTGCTCAGACCGGCGAAGTCGGGCACGATGGCCAGCACCTTGCCCAGCGCGAAGCGGAACGCCTGGTCGCACATGTTGATGAATGTCGTGCCGGGTCCCGGCTCCAGCGGCACCGTGACGTTCATGCGCGAGACGATGCGATACAGCGCCTCGACCGGCCCGCCGCCCAGGAATGTGCCCGTGGAAATCTGCTGCAAAAAGGGAATAAAGAAGCCGGCGATCACCCCGGCCAAGGTGGCGAGCATCGCCACGGCGCCGTTGAGGAAGGTGCTGAACATCACGCCGGCGGCGGTGACCAGCATCATCTGCAGCCACATGCCGAGATAGCCTTTGATGAAATTCTGCGTGAACGAGGCGTCGCTGGCGCGGATGTAAACATCGGGCTGCGCCATGCCGAAGTATTGGCCGGGCTGCAGGCATTGCAGTTCGACCTGCAAGCGGCCGTCAGCGACCAGATCGCGATACAAATCGAGCGGGTTGCCGTCGGCGTCGGAGAGGCGGGCCGGAATATGGTGGACGTCGGTGGTGAATTCCTTGGCGATGAAATTGCGGGCGGCGCTCGCTTTGCCCGTCTGCGGATTGCGCAACACGAGCGAGCCGAGAATGCCCTTCTCGATGTCTCCCTTGTGGGTGCGGAAGACGCGAATGGTCATTTCGATCGGCAAGCCGCCGGCCAGTTGATCGGCGGAGAGATTATCAAAACCCCAGACGGCCGTGGCCAGCGTGCCTCCCTCGATGTAGCTGCGGTAGGTCCATTCCTCGCCGACGTTCACTCCCTTAGCGATCGGACTGCCGGTGCGATCGCGGAAGGCGAGCTTGCCGTAGATGGGCACTCGCGCGACCAGCATGCCGATCGGGGGGGTGACCACAAATTGGTCTCCCTCCTGCCGCACGCCGTGGTAATGTCCCTGTTCCGTGTCGGTCCGGCCAACGCCGTTGGCGTCGACAAACACTTGATGGCGATGATTGCTGGCGAGTTCGGTTTGGCCGCGAAAACCGCCGTCTTCCTCGGCTGAAATGGGGGTCATCCGGCTGGCCACGATTGTATGCGTGTGATCGAGTCCGCGGACCACGAAGAAGTAGCTCACCACGCCGGTGACCGCGAGCATCGCGGTGCCCACTGCCCCGAACCCGAGCATGCGGCCAAGCACCAGTTCGCTGGGGCGCACCGGCTTGGTGACCACGGTGTAGATCGTGCGATTTTGAATGTCGGACGGCAGGCTGAACACGCTGACGAACAGCCCCAAAAGCAGCGCCAGATAGCTGGTGGTGGTGAGCACAAAGCTCAGATAGAGCCGGGCAGGCTCGTCGCTGGCGGTGTCGAGAAACCAGCCGGCGAACAACAGCACCAAAATAAAGACACCAAACGCCACCAGCACGCGGCGATGGATGGCTTCTTTAATCGATAAGCGCGCGAGAGCGATTACCCGGCGGGGCGAAATGCGCAACAGGTCGCCGAGCGCGGCGCCGAGACCCGAAAGCGTGATTTCCAGCGCCCGGACTGGCCCATTGCGCACCGCGGCGATAAAGAACGCCAAAAGCAGCGCCGCCAGCGC
This region of Pirellulales bacterium genomic DNA includes:
- a CDS encoding ABC transporter permease, encoding MVLETEPLPFGQWLPEALNTWLQVVGLLALAALLLAFFIAAVRNGPVRALEITLSGLGAALGDLLRISPRRVIALARLSIKEAIHRRVLVAFGVFILVLLFAGWFLDTASDEPARLYLSFVLTTTSYLALLLGLFVSVFSLPSDIQNRTIYTVVTKPVRPSELVLGRMLGFGAVGTAMLAVTGVVSYFFVVRGLDHTHTIVASRMTPISAEEDGGFRGQTELASNHRHQVFVDANGVGRTDTEQGHYHGVRQEGDQFVVTPPIGMLVARVPIYGKLAFRDRTGSPIAKGVNVGEEWTYRSYIEGGTLATAVWGFDNLSADQLAGGLPIEMTIRVFRTHKGDIEKGILGSLVLRNPQTGKASAARNFIAKEFTTDVHHIPARLSDADGNPLDLYRDLVADGRLQVELQCLQPGQYFGMAQPDVYIRASDASFTQNFIKGYLGMWLQMMLVTAAGVMFSTFLNGAVAMLATLAGVIAGFFIPFLQQISTGTFLGGGPVEALYRIVSRMNVTVPLEPGPGTTFINMCDQAFRFALGKVLAIVPDFAGLSNVDYVAYGFDIPADLLWTHVVKGIAYLVPIFIAGFLFFRTREVAR
- a CDS encoding glycosyltransferase family 9 protein codes for the protein MDARIPLDQLNPGRICLIKPSALGDVVQSLPVLAGLRRRWPDAHISWVIHRGLAGILAGHPQIDELIPFDRAARGWQRIGSSWGLARRLRQSRFDLTIDLQGLLRTGLMTLSTGAARRVGFASAREGAAWSYTDRVEVENRLQSAVTRYWLVAQTLGCTEPMPPAARFGLTPALRTWGAEQLAALPRPRLAIHPGAQWATKRWPPEHFAALAERAQREFGAGVLLVGGPGERALADRIAARLRGPFVNLAERTNLLELAAVLAGVDVACSGDTGPMHLAAALGTRVVAVFTCTNPVLAGPYGTGHRVVATHVHCAASYRKTCPTMICMEELTPQRVWPALAATLGEIVARPSVQAG
- a CDS encoding M28 family peptidase, which gives rise to MQHTSRRKLMIAGFAAALLALVAVAGVIVGGGSAANAPRRGAARQIPFDGAAAYEYLKQICDLGPRPSGSQGMLAQQALLAKHFQQLGGQVRMQRFRYRHPQTGAPVDMANLIVEWHPERKDRVLLCAHYDTRPFPDRDPVNPQGTFLGANDGASGAALLMQLGKQMAALPGPVGVDFVLFDGEEFVLSDNDPYFVGSEWFARQYVANPPEHRYRAAVLLDMVGDADLQIFQERNSMWWPESRPMVEDIWRTAARLGVREFVAKPKHEVRDDHLKLHHVAKIPACDIIDFDYPYWHTEADAPDRCSADSLAKVGYVIHEWLKTLK
- a CDS encoding peroxiredoxin, translated to MKNYLLRCCLTLCAALAAAGAPAAELQPGDPAPDFALPGSDGKTHKLSDHLGKEAVVIAWFPKAKTPGCTLECKSMRENGDALRKLEVAYYTASCDKPELNKEFAEQLQVDYPILSDPEKTVAAAYGVSDGKIPFAKRWTIYIGKDGKVLAIDKEVKTKTHGADVAAKLKELGVPEK